The genomic window TGTTGTAGTTGTGAACTGTGTAGGTAAGCATGTTGTAGTTGTGAACTGTTGCAGGTTAGCATGCTGTAGTTGTGAACTGTGTAGGTTAGCATGTTGTAGTTGTGAACTGTGTAGATCGTCATGTTGTAGTTTGAACTGTGTAGGTTAGTATGTTGTAGTTGTGAACTGTGTAGGTTAGCATGTTGAAGTTGTGAACTGTGTAGGTTAGCATGTTGTAGTTGTGAACTGTGTAGGTTAGCATGTTGTAGTTGTGAACTGTGTAGGCTAGCATGTTGTAGTTGTGAACTGTGTAGGTTAGTATGTTGTAGTTGTGAACTGTGTAGGTTAGCATGTTGTAGTTTGAACTGTGTAGGTTAGTATGTTGTAGTTGTGAACTGTGTAGGTTAGCATGTTGAAGTTGTGAACTGTGTAGGTTAGCATGTTGTAGTTGTGAACTCTTGCAGGTTAGCATGCTGTAGTTGTGAACTATGTAGGTTAGCATGTTGTAGTTGTGAACTGTGTAGATCGTCATGTTGTAGTTTGAACTGTGTAGGTTAGTATGTTGTAGTTGTGAACTGTGTAGGTTAGCATGTTGAAGTTGTGAACTGTGTAGGTTAGCATGTTGTAGTTGTGAACTATGTAGGTTAGTATGTTGTAGTTGTGAACTGTGTAGGTTAGCATGTTGTAGTTGTGAATTGTGTAGGTTAGCATGTTGTAGTTGTGAACTGTGTAGGTTAGCATGTTGTAGTTGTGAACTCTTGTAGGTTAGCATGTTGTAGTTGTGAACTCTTGTAGGTTAGCATGTTGTAGTTGTGAACTCTTGTAGGTTAGCATGTTGTAGTTGTGAACTGTGTAGGCTAGCATGTTGTAGTTGTGAACTGTGTAGGTTAGTATGTTGTAGTTGTGAACTGTGTAGGTTAGCATGTTGTAGTTGTGAACTGTGTAGGTTAGCATGTTGTAGTTGTGAACTGTGTAGGTTAGCATGTTGTAGTTGTGAACTGTGTAGGTTAGCATGTTGTAGTTATGAACTATTGTAGGTTAGCATGTTGTAGTTGTGAACTGTGTAGGTTAGTATGTTGTAGTTGTGAACTCTTGTAGGTTAGTATGTTGTAGTTGTGAACTCTTGTAGGTTAGCATATTGTAGTTGTGAACTGTGTAGGTCGTCTGTTGGTTGGTCTGGTGTAGTTGTGAAGTCTGTTGGTTGGTCTGGTGTTCATGTTCTACCTCTCAATACATTTACAGTCCAGTTGAACACATCACGCGttacctgtgtttacctgtatatgtaaaTCACAGTAATACTTCCccattttacttatttatattaattgtaATTTACGGATCAACATCTTCACTGTGATTTATTATGtatctatacatataatatgtatatatagtacgtttttgtaactgtatatataaattgatataagcATGCAATCATACAAGACAAAAAAAACCACtgtttttgacatttaaacAGTTCATGCGATAATAAATAAGGTAGTTCATGAAcacttaaaattaaataaaattaagatAATTAAAGGACTAACCACTATTTATTCACTTTATAAATCACAGATAAAATCAGTTTCATCAAAGTCTCTTTTGTATCAACGATTGATTCATTTCAGtcacatacattgtatcactGAATATCATACATACTGCACTGAAGATTAGCATCCATGAAAAGTCTTTGTAATTTTAGAGTTCACAATACACAGGCTTAAAATTTCTTGTACAGTCCCTCTGTATCTCACTACTAAAATAATCAGATGGAGGTAAACACACAACAAAAGTTCacactgacatatatatatagttatcatatATAGTTCCTTATTAATCAAACTACTAGTTTAAATTCACCATATGTGAATCTACACCTGCGTATGTCATCAGGTCTATGACATTGTTCTTCAATCTAAGCTTGAGGGCCTAGCGTCTGCACTCTGGCTGTCTGTACTTCTTCATCTTGGAACATGGTCTACCACCAATTTGAAACTGTATGATCTTAGCATCATCGGTGGCTTGAAATCTCCGCAATAGTTTCACGATGGAATATATGTTGGGATGAGGAGGCTGACATAACCGGTTGAGCTTCCTGTACCAGCCCTCATCATATTGTGTCTTGTCTGTGGTCCATCGTGGTCGAAATGATTCCAGTGTTGCCGATTACCGTAATttgtgaaattgaaattaaaatataagttgtattttggcgagggtaaagaaagacaaaagtggcgagccttggcgagccacttttgtctttctgtcccgagagAAAacacagcttatattttaagacactgaccatgtattctaacatgtattctatttatcctgcaacagttagcctataaaaataatcattttgaagtgaaacgatATCAACAATGATCCAAATATGTTCGTCTTTTTAACGCTGTTTGGCTAGAAAGTAGGAGTGCctaggtcagtcgaattgacgcacgtgctaagattccgAAATACATCGGTTTTCCGTCACTGTCGTATACAGCAAagcaaagatatatatatggtgggtgtattccgacaatgcggtggcagttgcaggataaaaaaAAGCATACGGGCAAGGTCTAAGATCAAGCTCCGCTATGTAATGTAACGTAaactttattatttttacaacaattgcgaaacaagttatatcaacctctattaatcatgcttgttggcccggatggaagcgcgcgaggggtcttactgggggaggaaaccggagtacccggggaaaacccacgtggtcgggcaggtgaccacataccttttcacgtccgatcggggaatcgaacttCGCTGTAAGAACAAACAATAACTGAAAAACACTACTATATACATAGTGATGAACTAGATAGTTCCGGACAAGAATAGAATGTCCCATCTCTAAGAGTAGTCGGTGATGAATCTAGTCGTCTGATATTGCTATCTGTAGAAAACACCAGGACCCTTACAGCATTGGGAACatcacaatctaattaaaattagacttgtaatttccgcttcTCTGCAATCCTCTACGATACTTCAATACAGAACTTTGGAAAATCATGATCTCCTTTGGAACTCTTCAATTGTTTTTATGACGTCAGTGTTTGATGGTAGTTGGTTTGACCAGTGGTTCTGCTACCCTCATTACCATTTGAGATTGAGACTTAACCAGGATGTTTTTATCTTTCTTCAATAGATCTAATTTCTCAGACCTGTCAAATATACgtatatgtatgcatgtacacAATTTCCAAATAAAGGGATGGTAAGGATCGGGAGACCCTGTGTTTATTCCCCCGATGTTCTCGTGCTCAACTCGTCTTTCATTAAGGTTTTGTACAAACTGAATACATTCCTACATTCCTAATTATTTGTGTTAATATCTATATTCGTTAAAATCACTGTTACTAACTTGCAGCCCGTAATGTTCCAAACTACTATTTTCTTGTCCAACTGTAAGTACAGTGGCGTCTATTAATTGACTTGATTGCTTCCGGTCTAAAAAAATTACCTATTGAGCGTAAGTTTTCTGTTTTGTCTAATGTCTTTTTAAAATGGCATTGAATCAAGATAAAATGACAAGATATTAACCTGAATATATTGATATCCAGATATTGAGTTTGTTTGTTACAACCGCAAGTTACAACGAATTGTTATGTCTACAAAACAGTTAACACATATTTCacctagatatgtatgacgcgtgtcgccgtgacctagatatgtatgacgggtgtcgtcgtgacctagatatgtatgacgggtgtcgccgagatttagatatatatgtcgggtgtcgtcgtgacctagatatgtataaTGAGTGTCttcgtgacctagatatgtatgatGGGTGTCttcgtgacctagatatgtatgacgGTGTCTacgtgacctagatatgtataaagggtgtcgtcgtgacctagataaGTACGaagggtgtcgtcgtgacctagatatgtatgacgggtgtcgccgagatttaaatatatatgtcgggtgtcgtcgtgacctagatatgtataaTGGGTGTCttcgtgacctagatatgtatgatGGGTGTCttcgtgacctagatatgtatgacgGTGTCttcgtgacctagatatgtataaagggtgtcgtcgtgacctagataaGTATGaagggtgtcgtcgtgacctagatatgtatgacgggtgtcgccgaGATTTAAATATCTAtgtcgggtgtcgtcgtgacctagatatgtataaTGGGTGTCTTCGTGACCTATATATCTATGacggtgtcgtcgtgacctagatatgtatgaagggtgtcgtcgtgacctagatatgtatgacgggtgtcgtcgtgacctagatatatatgacgggtgtcgtcgttgTTGGGTTTGTTGTATGTGACGTCTGTGTTGTTGGGTTTGTTGTATGTGACGTCTGTGTTGTTGGGTTTGTTGTATGTGACGTCTGTGTTGTTGGGTTTGTTGTACGTGACGTCTGTGTTGTTGGGTTTGTTGAAGTTGAAGACTGTGTTGTTGGGTTTGTTGTATGTGACGTATGTGTTGTTGGGTTTGTTGTATGTGACGTCTGTGTTGTTGGGTTTGTTGTACGTGACGTCTGTGTTGTTGGGTTTGTTGAAGTTGAAGACTGTGTTGTTGGGTTTGTTGTATGTGACGTATATGTTGTTGAGTTTGTTGTACGTGACGTCTGTGTTGTTGGGTTTGTTGAAGTTGAAGACTGTGTTGTTGGGTTTGTTGTATGTGACGTATATGTTGTTGAGTTTGTTGTATGTGACGTCTGTGTTGTTGGGTTTGTTGTATGTGACGTATGTGTTGTTGGGTTTGTTGTATGTGACGTCTGTGTTGTTGGGTTTGTTGTATGTGACGTCTGTGTTGTTGGGTTTGTTGTATGTGACGTCTATGTTGTTGGGTTTGTTGTATGTGACGTATGTGTTGTTGGGTTTGTTGTATGTGACGACTGTGTTGTTGGGTAGACAGTGTTGTTGGGTTTGTTGTATGTGACGTCTGTGTTGTTGGGTTTGTTGTATGTGACGTCTATGTTGTTGGGTTTGTTGTATGTGACGTATGTGTTGTTGGGTTTGTTGTATGTGACGACTGTGTTGTTGGGTAGACAGTGTTGTTGGGTTTGTTGTATGTGACGTATGTGTTGTTGGGTTTGTTGTATGTGACGACTGTGTTGTTGGGTAGACAGTGTTGTTGGGTTTGTTGTATGTGACGTCTGTGTTGTTGGGTTTGTTGTATGTGACGACTGTGTTGTTGGGTAGACAGTGTAGTTGGGTTTGTTGTATGTGACGTATGTGTTGTTGGGTTTGTTGTATGTGACGACTGTGTTGTTGGGTAGACAGTGTTGTTGGGTTTGTTGTATGTGACGTCTGTGTTGTTGGGTCAGTTATATTTGACGATTGCGTTTTTTGGATTGCTGTTATTCGTCCCATCTAGTTTGGACTATATCAatgacttttaaaaaatatgaattgaTTATTTGCTTTCAATTTTTCAGTCTGAATTCGGTCAGCATTTCTTTGTTTTGGATTCGTTTGTTATATCAGGAGTTTGATAGGATGACCTAACGGGTAGGGTTTTATTAGGTACATTAACCATTTCAATGGTCCTTGTCATTGAAGATTTCGTCAGAAATTCTTCATCGGCAGAGATCACGCGTCCTGAACAGAAGGGGTGGTTCATCTTGTTCATATGTAGTACAGATCAATTGTGAATGACAGGTTAGGGGCAGAAGTGTGTAAAACATTCCACGTCATATTGCCCTGTTACAGTCCTAGACTGTACAGCTATTATCATAGGCTTACCTGCTGACTGCGTCTCGATTCCGGAATATGTCGAGTAAGGTGCAATTACTGTAGACGTGGTAGGTACAGCTGTTGTAGTAGCCGTGGTAGGTACAGTTGTTGTAGGCGCCGTGGTAGGTACAGTTGTTGTAGTAGCCGTGGTAGGTACAGTTGTTGTAGGAGCCGTGGTAGGTACAGTTGTTGTAGGCGCCGTGGTAGGTACAGTTGTTGTTCGAGCCGTGGTAGGTACAGTTGTTGTAGGAGCCGTGGTAGGTACAGTTGTTGTAGGAGCCGTGGTAGGTACAGTTGTTGTAGGAGCCGTGGTAGGTACAGTTGTTGTAGGCGCCGTGGTAGGTACAGTTGTTGTAGGCGCCGTGGTAGGTACAGTTGTTGTAGGCGCCGTGGTAGGTACAGTTGTTGTAGTAGCCGTGGTAGGTACAGTTGTTGTAGGAGCCGTGGTAGGTACAGTTGTTGTAGTAGCCGTGGTAGGTACAGTTGTTGTAGGAGCCGTGGTAGGTACAGTTGTTGTAGGCGCCGTGGTAGGTACAGTTGTTGTAGGCGCCGTGGTAGGTACAGTTGTTGTAGGAGCCGTGGTAGGTACAGTTGTTGTAGGCGCCGTGGTAGGTACAGTTGTTGTTCGAGCCGTGGTAGGTACAGTTGTTGTAGGAGCCGTGGTAGGTACAGTTGTTGTAGGAGCCGTGGTAGGTACAGTTGTTGTAGGAGCCGTGGTAGGTACAGTTGTTGTAGGCGCCGTGGTAGGTACAGTTGTTGTAGGCGCCGTGGTAGGTACAGTTGTTGTAGGCGCCGTGGTATATACAGTTGTTGTAGTAGCCGTGGTAGGTACAGTTGTTGTAGGAGCCGTGGTAGGTACAGTTGTTGTAGTAGCCGTGGTAGGTACAGTTGTTGTAGGAGCCGTGGTAGGTACAGTTGTTGTAGGCGCCGTGGTAGGTACAGTTGTTGTAGGCGCCGTGGTAGGTACAGTTGTTGTAGGCGCCGTGGTAGGTACAGTTGTTGTAGGCGCCGTGGTAGGTACAATTATTGTAGGCGCCGTGGTAGGTACAGTTGTTGTAGGCGCCGTGGTAGGTACAGTTGTTGTAGGCGCCGTGGTAGGTACAGTTGTTGTAGGCGCCGTGGTAGGTACAATTATTGTAGGCGCCGTGGTAGGTACAGTTGTTGTAAGAGCCATGGTAGGTACAGTTGTTGTAGGCGACGTGGTTGGTACAGTTATTGTAGGCGCCGTGGTTGGTACAGTTATTGTAGGCGCCGTGGTAGGTAGAGTTGTTGTAGGAGCCGTGGTTGGTACAGTTATTGTAGGCGCCGTGGTAGTTGTTGGTTCAGTAGTTGTTGGTTCAGTAGTTGTTGGTTCTGTAGTTGTCGGTTCTATAGTTGCTGGTTGTGTAGTTGTTGGTTGTGTAGTGGTTGGTTGTGTAGTGGTTGGTTCTGTAGTTGTTGGTTCTGTAGTTGTTGGTTGTGTAGTTGTCGGTTCTGTAGTTGTTGGTTCTGTAGTTGTTGGTTGTGTAGTTGTCGGTTCTGTAGTTGTCGGTTGTGTAGTTGTTGGTTCTGTAGTTGTTGGTTCTGTAGTTGCTGTTCCTTCAGTTATTGGTTCTGTAGTTTTCGGTCCTGTAGTTGTCGGTTCTATAGTTGTTGGTTCTGTAGTTGTTGGTTCTGTAGTTTTCGTCCCTGTAGTTGTCGGTTCTATAGTTGTCGGTTCTATAGTTGTTGGTTCTATAGTTGTTGGTTCTGTAGTTGTCGGTTCTGTAGTTGTTGGTTCTATATTTGTTGGTTCTGTGGTTGTCGTTTCTATAGTTGTTGGTTCTATAGTTGTTGGTTCTGTAGTTGTTGGTTCTGTAGTTGCTGTTCCTTCAGTTATTGGTTCTGTAGTTTTCGGTCCTGTAGTTGTCGGTTCTATAGTTGTTGGTTCTGTAGTTGTTGGTTCTGTAGTTTTCGTCCCTGTAGTTGTCGGTTCTATAGTTGTCGGTTCTATAGTTGTTGGTTCTATAGTTGTTGGTTCTGTAGTTGTCGGTTCTGTAGTTGTTGGTTCTATATTTGTTGGTTCTGTGGTTGTCGTTTCTGTAGTTGTTGGTTCTATAGTTGTCGTTTTTATAGTTGTCGGTTCTATATTTGTCGTTTCTATAGTTGTTGGTTCTGTAGTTGTCGGTTCTGTAGTTGTCGGTTCTGTAGTTGTCGGTTCtatatttgttgtttctgtAGTTGTCGGGTCTATAGTTGTCGTTTTTATAGTTGTCGGTTCtatatttgttgtttctgtAGTTGTCGGTTCTATAGTTGTCGTTTTTAGTTCTGTAGTTGTCGGTTCTGTAGTTGTCGGTTCtatatttgttgtttctgtAGTTGTCGGGTCTATAGTTGTCGATTCtatatttgttgtttctgtAGTTGTCGGGTCTATAGTTGTCGGTTCtatatttgttgtttctgtAGTTGTCGGTTCTGTAGTTGTTGGTTCTGTAGTTGTCGGGTCTATAGTTGTCGGTTCtatatttgttgtttctgtAGTGGTTGGTTGTGTAGTTGTTGGTTCTATAGTTGTTGGTTCTGTAGTTGTAGGTTCTGTAGTTGTCGGTTCTGTAGTTGTAGGTTCTGTAGTTGTCGTTTCTATAGTTGTTGGTTCTGTAGTTGTCGGCTCTGTAGTTGTTGGTTCTGTAGTTGTCTGTTCTATAGTTGTCGGTTCTGTAGTTGTTGGTTCTATAGTTTTTGGTTCTGTAGTTGTTGGTTCTGTAGTTGTCGATTCTATAGTTGTTGGTTCTGTAGTTGTCGGTTCTGTAGTTGTCGGTTCTGTAGTTGTCGGTTCTATAGTTGTTGGTTGTGTAGTTGTTGGTTCTGTAGTGGTTGGTTGTGTAGTTGTTGGTTGTGTAGTTGTTGGTTGTGTAGTGGTTGGTTCTGTAGTGGTTGGTTGTGTAGTGGTTGGTTGTGTAGTGGTTGGTTGTGTAGTTGTTGGTTGTGTAGTTGTTGGTTTGTGTAGTGGTTGGTTCTGTAGTTGTCGGTTCTATAGTTGTCGGTTGTGTAGTTGTCGGTTCTATAGTTGCTGGTTCTGTAGTTGTTGGTTCTGTAGTTGTTGGGTCTATAGTTGTCAGTTCTATAGTTGTCGGGTCTATAGTTGTTGGTTCTATAGTTGCTGGTTCTGTAGTTGTTGGTTCTGTAGTTGTTGGTTCTGTAGTTGTTGGGTCTATAGTTGTCGGTTCTGTAGTTGTCGTGTCTATAGTTGTCGGTTCTGTAGTTGTTGGGGTGCTCGTAGTTTGGTTTGGAATTGTCGGTTCTTAGTTGTTGGTTCGTATTGTGGTTCTGTTTGTCGGTTCTGTATTTGTTGTTATGtttggttgtagttgttggttcTTTTATTTGTGTTGTCTATAGTTGTCGTTCTGTATTGGTTGGTTTGTAGTTGTGGTTCTATAATTTTGGTTCTTAGTTTTTCTAGTTGTCGGGTTAGTTTTTCGTTCTTAGTTGTGGTTTGGTGTTTCGGTTCTTGTTTTTGGTTCTTAGTTTGGTCTTAGTTGTCGTTCTTGTTGTGGGTCTTAGTTGTCGGTTCTGTAGTTGTGGTTCTTATTGCGGTTCTATGTTGTTGGTTCTGTAGTTGGTTTGGTTGTGGTTTTTGGGTCTAGTTGTTGTGTTCAGTTTGGTTCTATAGTTTTGGTTCGGTGGTTTTTAGTTGTTGGTTCTTAGTTGTTGTTGTTAGTTGTTGGTTCTAGTTGTTGGTTTTATTTGGTTTCTATAGTTGTCGGTCTTATTTTCTGTTGGGTTTTAGTTTTTGGGTTTTCTGTAGTTGTTGGTTCTGTATTGGTTGTTTTGTTCTTAGTTGTTGGTTTTATTATGTGTGGTTGTATTAGTTTGTGTTGTGTTCTGTGTTGTGgtttttttggttgtgtatgTTGGTTTTAGTGGGTTCTTGTTGTTTCTTAGTGGGTcgtttttgggggttttggggtaTTGTTGGTTTTTTAGTTGTGGTTCTattgtggttgttggtgttcTGTATTTTGTTGGTTGTGTTGTTGGTTGTGTAGTTGTTGGTTGTGTAGTGGTTGGTTGTGTAGTGGTTGGTTCTGTTGTGGTTGGTTGTGTAGTGGTTGGTTTTGTGGTTGTtggttgtgttgtgtagttgttGGTTGTGTAGTGGTTTGGGTTGGGGGTTTATTTGGTTGTTGTTTTGGGTATTGTTGGTTGGTAGTTGTGTAGTGGTGTTGGTGTGGTTGGTTGTTGTAGTTTTGGTTTTAGTTGGGTTTTTGGTGGTTGGTTGTTGTAGCTGTTGTTTGGTTGTTGGTTGTTTGTGGTTGTGTAGTGttggtttgtgtgttttttCGGTTGTGGGGTTGTGTACGTTGTTGGTTGGTGTTTTTGGGTTGGTTGTGTGGTTGTGTTGGTTGTTGTAGTGGTTTGGTTGTGGTGTAATTGTTTGGGTTTGTGTCTTGTGGTTCTGTGTTTGTTGTGTAGTGGTTGGTTGTGTAGTTGTTGGTTGTGCAGTGGTTGGTTGTGTAGTTGTTGGTTGTGTAGTGGTTGTTTGTTGTTGGGTTGTTGTTGTGTTGGTTGGTTTGTAAGGTTTTTGGTTGTTGTTTGTGGTTGGTGTGGTTGGTGTGTGTTTTGGGTTGTGTGTGGTTGGTGGTTTGTTGGTGTGTGTGGTGTTTGTGTAGTGTTGGTTGTGTAGGGTTGTTtgggttgttgttgttgttggtgaaGGGGGTTGGTTTGTGGGTTGGTGTGTAGGTGGTTTggggtttttgttgttttggtgGGTTTGTTGGTTCGTGGTTTGGTTGTTTTCGTGGTCTGTTGTGGTGAGTTGGGCTTTTGGGTTGTGTAGTGGTGGTTGTGTAGTGGTTGGTTTGTTGTGTTTGTAGTTGTTGTGTTGTGGTTGGTTGTGttagtgttgttgttgttttggttGGGGTTGCGTTCTGCCTTGTCGGtctgtgttgttggttttggtttgttgtgttgttgttgtggttgtgttggtttggtttgtagtTGTTGGTTGTGTGTTTGTTGTGTggggtttggggtttttggTTTGTGGTGTGTTGGTTGGTGGTGTGGTTGGTTCTGTGTGGCGAGTTGTGGGGTTGTGGGTAGTGTGTGGTTGTGTAGTGGT from Pecten maximus chromosome 1, xPecMax1.1, whole genome shotgun sequence includes these protein-coding regions:
- the LOC117333755 gene encoding dynein heavy chain-like codes for the protein MLTYKSSQLQHANLHSSQLQHANLHNSQLQHANLHSSQLQHTNLHSSQLQHANLHSSQLQHANLHSSQLQHTNLHSSNYNMTIYTVHNYNMLTYIVHNYSMLTCKSSQLQHANLHSSQLQHANLHSSQLQHTNLHSSNYNMLTYTVHNYNILTYTVHNYNMLAYTVHNYNMLTYTVHNYNMLTYTVHNFNMLTYTVHNYNILTYTVQTTT